One window of Trifolium pratense cultivar HEN17-A07 linkage group LG5, ARS_RC_1.1, whole genome shotgun sequence genomic DNA carries:
- the LOC123883332 gene encoding protein ENHANCED DOWNY MILDEW 2-like, which translates to MASSDSDEEGEIVPDSVDSYWFENDKAQFESFFNLTLLWSVDEVECFSETNVFLRGTTDNGLQKIHKQIIGWRFELSCEQPVISVLLRQKYWITLLKPRKCFENTIRSVLVTVYWLHCVKRYPEESRVSILVKLLKEFSSFDNPPSENDVRSHMTLIHEASERDTDLSKSKYLLNFIGKTCSNEDFPEDVHTTKKTKFIVESEEEEEEGEEEKEEEEVVEEEKEVEEELLVEEEKEDEVEVEEEEKEDEVEEEEKEEELELEEENDKSDGEGELIVDEEQNIGYDTVCAICDNGGEILPCEGRCLRSFHATIEAGRDSLCDSLGYTITQVNAFPNFYCENCKHKKHQCFACGRLGSSDESSNPEVFPCVTANCGHYYHPKCVARLLYPGTDPKQEAMRKNIATEKTFVCPLHICSLCRKGENRNVHDLQFAMCRRCPKAYHRKCLPKEISFTFDYYLGIEQRAWDDLLDNRILMYCLDHEIVLKLGTPARNHLIFPNKEVKRKLVSFKLLNNEKVAIPLKRSFDDLPPNKTVVPKLILKERAGLQSGSSSKIMEKICSKPDTHLSTGPDNFDRARKYLKVETASGSNRSLPNYENRVPLKNNNLSCIPRQPEARSQQQKSVGRIEETSLKMPLVKKVKTSLEHRKAEMESRILSLMEEVTSNLNMEEFKKDHQLFSSFTETAFHKSVTHGKVEGSVKAIKIALQKLNEGCSIEEAKAICGPEIIRQIFTWKKQLKVYLAPFLHGMRYTSFGRHFTKIDKLKEIVERLHWYVQSGDTVLDFCCGANDFSCLMKSKLDQTGKSCSFKNYDLFQAKNDFNFEKRDWMTVQAEELPHGSQLIIGLNPPFGVNGSLANKFINKALTFKPKLLILIVPKVTRRLDRNKGGYDLIWEDDEICSGKSFYLPGSVDTQHKQLEDWNLKAPPLYLWSRPDWTSWHMGIAQYHGHIKHNDCAPSFAL; encoded by the exons ATGGCATCATCAGATTCAGATGAAGAGGGTGAGATTGTTCCAGATTCTGTTGATAGTTATTGGTTTGAGAATGATAAGGCGCAATTTGagtcattttttaatttgacaTTATTGTGGAGTGTTGATGAGGTCGAGTGTTTCTCAGAAACAAACGTGTTTTTACGTGGCACCACTGATAATGGCCTCCAGAAAATTCACAAACAAATTATAGGATGGAGATTTGAACTTTCATGTGAGCAGCCTGTGATTTCAGTGCTCTTGAGGCAGAAATACTGGATAACACTTCTAAAACCGAGAAAATGCTTTGAAAATACTATTAGGTCAGTCTTGGTCACAGTTTATTGGTTGCATTGTGTGAAACGGTATCCAGAGGAATCAAGAGTATCTATTTTGGTCAAACTTCTGAAGGAATTTAG CTCATTTGATAATCCACCATCTGAGAATGATGTTCGAAGTCATATGACATTGATTCACGAGGCTTCCGAAAGGGACACTGATTTATCAAAATCAAAG TATCTGCTTAATTTCATAGGAAAGACATGTTCAAATGAAGACTTCCCCGAG GATGTTCACactacaaagaaaacaaaatttatagttGAATCAGAggaagaggaggaggagggggaggaggagaaggaggaggaggaggtggtggaggaggagaaggaggtAGAGGAGGAGTTGTTGGTggaggaggagaaggaggacgAGGTGGaagtggaggaggaggagaaggaggacgaggtggaggaggaggagaaggaggaggAGTTGGAGTTGGAGGAGGAGAATGACAAATCTGACGGTGAAGGCGAACTCATTGTAGATGAAGAGCAAAATATTGGATACGATACTGTTTGTGCAATTTGTGATAATGGCGGTGAAATACTTCC TTGTGAAGGAAGGTGTCTGAGATCCTTCCATGCCACCATAGAGGCTGGCAGAGATTCACTTTGTGATTCTCTTGGCTACACTATTACTCAAGTTAAT GCTTTTCCAAACTTCTATTGTGAAAATTGTAAACATAAGAAGCATCAATGCTTTGCATGTGGCAGACTAGGTTCATCGGATGAATCATCTAACCCAGAg GTATTTCCTTGTGTTACTGCAAATTGTGGTCACTATTACCATCCTAAATGTGTTGCAAGACTACTCTACCCTGGCACTGACCCCAAACAAGAGGCAATGAGGAAGAACATTGCAACCGAAAAAACATTTGTCTGTCCTCTTCATATATGTTCGCTATGCAGAAAAGGTGAAAATAGAAATGTTCATGATTTGCAATTTGCGATGTGTAGACGCTGCCCCAAGGCTTACCACCGGAAATGCTTGCCCAA GGAAATTTCCTTCacatttgattattatttgggCATTGAGCAGAGGGCTTGGGATGATCTTCTTGACAACAGAATTTTGATGTATTGCTT GGATCATGAGATAGTTTTGAAACTTGGAACTCCTGCTAGAAACCATCTGATATTTCCTAATAAGGAAGTCAAAAGGAAGTTAGTCAGtttcaaattattaaacaaCGAGAAGGTTGCTATACCGTTGAAGAGAAGTTTTGATGACCTTCCTCCTAACAAGACAGTGGTGCCAAAACTAATTTTAAAGGAAAGAGCTGGCCTTCAAAGTGGCAGTTCTTCGAAAATTATGGAGAAAATATGCTCTAAGCCAGATACACATCTGTCAACTGGACCAGATAATTTTGACAGGgctagaaaatatttgaaagttGAAACGGCGTCTGGGTCAAATAGGTCATTACCAAATTATGAAAACAGAGTGcctttgaaaaataataacttgTCCTGTATTCCAAGGCAGCCTGAAGCTAGATCCCAACAGCAAAAATCTGTTGGTAGAATTGAAGAAACAAGCTTAAAGATGCCTCTGGTAAAAAAAGTCAAAACTTCACTCGAGCATAGAAAAGCAGAAATGGAAAGCCG aattttatctttaatggAAGAAGTCACGTCTAATCTGAACATGGAAGAATTTAAAAAGGACCATCAACTCTTTTCAAGTTTCACAGAAACTGCATTTCATAAGAGTGTTACTCACGGAAAAGTTGAAGGTTCTGTTAAG GCTATTAAAATAGCTTTGCAGAAGTTAAATGAAGGATGTAGTATTGAGGAAGCAAAAGCTATTTGTGGGCCAGAAATTATTCGTCAGATTTTTACTTGGAAG AAGCAGCTCAAGGTCTATCTTGCACCTTTTCTTCATGGCATGCGATATACTTCATTTGGTCGCCATTTCACTAAAATAGACAAGTTGAAAGAG ATTGTTGAAAGGCTTCATTGGTATGTGCAAAGTGGTGACACG GTTTTGGACTTCTGTTGTGGCGCAAATGACTTCAGCTGTCTAATGAAATCAAAGCTTGACCAGACTGGAAAGTCTTGTTCATTTAAGAACTATGATTTATTCCAAGCTAAG AATGATTtcaactttgaaaagagagATTGGATGACTGTCCAGGCTGAGGAATTACCCCATGGTTCTCAACTT ATCATAGGGCTGAATCCTCCTTTCGGTGTCAACGGCTCTCTTGCTAACAAATTTATTAACAAGGCATTGACGTTTAAGCCAAAACTCCTTATACTTATTGTGCCAAAAGTAACAAGAAG ACTTGACAGAAACAAAGGTGGATATGATTTAATTTGGGAAGATGACGAAATATGTTCAGGAAAG TCATTTTATCTACCTGGTTCTGTCGATACTCAACATAAGCAATTGGAAGACTGGAACCTGAAGGCACCGCCTCTTTACCTTTGGAGTCGCCCTGATTGGACTTCTTGGCACATGGGAATTGCTCAATATCATGGCCACATAAAACACAAC GATTGTGCACCTAGCTTTGCTTTATGA
- the LOC123883331 gene encoding transcription factor bHLH19-like, translating into MDDLWENWISSLEMGGDKSLSMDDDKFLIENVQEPTFPFENANNSQFSTIVDNVCVTTTIHEKMLNNSNSSNSLISQEYYDATNSKQLEPSQFILSFENTTVEPSPNSATFLSIMDNNVSELPKVKQRTKNHRSSSEIQEHIIAERKRRKIISERFIALAAIIPGLKKTDKVYILGEAFNYVKQLQEKVKELEDHQNKRKNDDSIILIKKYQGCTIEEKGNSCEENSDEHRYYYSKQELPKVEARVIEKEILIEIHCEKQKDILVKLMALLQNLHLSLASSSVLPFGTSTLKVTIVAQMDDDFCMSMDDLVKNLRQYLLESRDKQNNIS; encoded by the exons ATGGACGATTTGTGGGAAAATTGGATTTCTTCTTTG GAAATGGGTGGTGACAAATCTCTCTCTATGGATGATGACAAGTTTCTCATAGAGAATGTTCAAGAACCAACTTTCCCTTTTGAGAATGCAAATAATTCTCAATTTTCAACCATTGTTGATAATGTTTGTGTCACCACCACAATTCATGAGAAAATGCTCAATAATAGTAATAGTTCCAACTCTCTCATTTCTCAAGAATATTATGATGCTACTAATTCAAAACAATTAGAACCTTCTCAATTCATTTTGTCTTTTGAAAACACAACTGTGGAACCTTCTCCTAATAGTGCAACATTTTTATCTATCATGGATAACAATGTGAGTGAATTACCAAAGGTAAAACAAAGAACCAAGAATCATAGAAGCTCTTCTGAAATACAAGAACATATCATAGCtgaaagaaaaaggagaaaaattaTTAGTGAGAGGTTCATAGCACTTGCTGCCATCATACCTGGATTGAAGAAG ACAGATAAGGTCTACATACTTGGGGAAGCATTCAATTATGTAAAACAACTTcaagaaaaagtaaaagaatTAGAGGATCatcaaaacaaaaggaaaaatgaTGATTCAATAATACTCATCAAGAAATATCAAGGTTGCACAATAGAGGAAAAAGGAAATTCTTGTGAAGAGAATAGTGATGAGCATAGATATTATTATTCCAAGCAAGAACTACCTAAGGTTGAAGCAAGAGTGATAGAGAAGGAAATTCTCATTGAAATCCATTGTGAGAAACAAAAGGatattttggtaaaattaatGGCATTGCTTCAAAATCTTCATCTATCACTTGCTAGTAGTAGCGTATTGCCATTTGGAACTTCCACTCTAAAAGTTACAATAGTTGCTCAG ATGGATGATGATTTCTGCATGAGCATGGATGATCTAGTTAAAAACTTGAGGCAATATCTCTTGGAGTCACGtgacaaacaaaataatatttcttaG